One genomic region from Amphiprion ocellaris isolate individual 3 ecotype Okinawa chromosome 20, ASM2253959v1, whole genome shotgun sequence encodes:
- the cln8 gene encoding protein CLN8 — MASEQQTSPLLQPSAEYFSWDYRLQLIGLGFAFYTATFILSHLLSVALCRTYNSLLAKEKVFWNLAATRAVFGIQSTVAGLRALTEDSLLTRDRVRGQEDWSWFHVLTATGFFVFENVALHSSSLVFWSFDLPLATHHFFALSGYAGAVVWDSLGHFLPMVTLLLEMSTPFTCISWMLLKAGWAHTLFWKANQWVMIHMFHCRMVLTYFIWWVTLTHWGEISTHVALPQRILFFTGLALLTLIINPIWTHKKTMQLLNPVDWNFGNKPAPGNGTLKGQSEVSVKPHAS, encoded by the exons ATGGCCTCTGAGCAGCAGACCAGCCCTCTCCTCCAGCCCAGTGCAGAATACTTTTCCTGGGACTATCGCCTCCAGCTAATTGGCCTGGGATTCGCCTTCTATACAGCGACATTCATCCTCTCCCACCTCCTCTCTGTGGCTCTGTGCCGCACCTACAACTCCCTGCTAGCTAAGGAGAAGGTTTTCTGGAACCTGGCAGCCACTCGGGCAGTATTTGGCATCCAGAGCACCGTAGCAGGACTCCGGGCCCTGACTGAGGACTCTTTGTTGACCAGAGACAGAGTGAGGGGACAAGAAGACTGGTCGTGGTTTCATGTCCTCACAGCCACAGGTTTCTTTGTATTTGAAAATGTAGCCCTTCACTCGTCCAGTCTGGTATTTTGGTCGTTCGACCTTCCACTGGCGACACACCATTTCTTCGCCCTGTCAGGATATGCAGGGGCGGTGGTGTGGGATTCTCTGGGTCACTTCCTCCCGATGGTTACGCTTCTGCTAGAGATGAGCACGCCATTCACCTGTATATCCTGGATGTTACTGAAG GCTGGCTGGGCACATACTCTGTTCTGGAAAGCCAACCAGTGGGTGATGATCCACATGTTCCACTGTCGCATGGTTCTCACTTATTTCATATGGTGGGTAACCTTAACTCACTGGGGAGAAATCAGCACCCACGTGGCCCTGCCTCAACGCATACTCTTCTTCACTGGCCTCGCTCTGCTCACGCTTATCATCAACCCCATCTGGACGCACAAAAAGACCATGCAGTTGCTGAATCCAGTGGACTGGAACTTTGGCAACAAGCCAGCACCAGGAAATGGCACCTTAAAGGGTCAGTCTGAGGTTTCTGTAAAACCTCATGCCAGCTAA